The following is a genomic window from Moorella glycerini.
CCGGATGAGACACTTGCCGAGCTTTTACGGCCGGTATTGCCCCAGGCCAAAAAGAAAAGTTCTTTCTGGCCCTGGAAAAGGGGTTGAAGTAATTGCAGAAACGGCGATTAGCGCTTTTTCCCTTTTTACCGGCGATAAGAACATTTAATCTGCTACTGGTAATTGCTTTAATAGCGGCGGTATTGTCAGGTTGTAGTGGTAACCCTGGAAAAGTTAAGACTGTCCCTGCCGTGGTTACTTCTATAGCCGATGGCGACACCATCCATGTAAAGCTTGACGGCCGGGAGGAGAAGGTAAGGCTTATTGGCATCAACTGCCCCGAGATAGCCCACCCTGATCTAAACATCAAGGAACAGCCTTACGGCCAGGAAGCTGCGACCTATACGAAGGAAAGGCTTTTAGGGAAAAAGGTCTGGCTGGAGTTTGATGCCGGGCAAAGGGACAAATATGGGCGGTTGCTGGCCTATGCCTGGCTGGAGCAGCCGGTTTCCGGTTCCGCCCAGGAAGTCCGGTCTAAAATGTTCAATGCCGAACTGCTCCTTAAGGGTTATGCCCAGGTGATGACCGTCCCGCCCAACGTGAAATATGCCGGTCTTTTTGTGGAGTTGCAGCGGGAAGCGAAGGAAGCAGGCAGGGGTTTGTGGGGACGGGCGCGGTAGGAAGGATATCATGGAGCAGGGCCGCCGTAACGTCTAAACGGCCTCCGGCCTGACATAGCGGTGGCCCTTTTGTAGGGCAACAGCGGTGGGCAGCAGGAGCGGCTTTAAGCGTACTTGCTGCTTTGATTTAAGCCTCCTGGCCTTCCGGCCGGCCCTAGATTATACCGCCGCCCTGGCCGGTCCGGCAAGGGTACGGCCTGCGGCATAAACGGCCTCCGTCCCGCCCTTCGGGCGGGTCCCCTCCATTTATTCCTCGGCCCGGCCCTGTGGGCCGTCCTTGCCTCCCGGCCAAGCGGCTGTGTTTTGGTCTCAGGACCGGAAGGCAGAGGATTAAAAGCACAATGATTTAACGATTTTAAACTTTTCGCTCCAGTGTTGCCGAAGGAGAAAAAGTCTTTTTGCCCTTGGAAAAGGAGGTAATCTAGGATGGTAATGGTTAAATTTGTAGCTATAAAAGATAATAGAAAGAAAGAATGGAGAGCCTTTTGTGTTGAAACAGGGGATTCTGTAAAAGGAGCAACTCCCGAAGTCGCGTTCACTCTCCTCCTTAAACAAGTAGAAACTCGGATGAAAGAGCAGATACCTCCTTTATATTGTTCACTTTCGCCCCAATTCCCTCGTAGAATTCCTAGGTTTTTGGTTTTACGTGGTTGCCAACGCCAGCCATTCTACCATTTTAAGGTTTTTCTTTGGTACTTTTTATATTTGCTAGAGAAAATTTTTCCTCGTTGTGGAGTTACGACTTATGCTGTTTCTGATCCATTATGGGTGCGGATGATATATTCTCCGTAAAACTCCCTTAACGTAATTAGCATCCAGGCCTTCCGGCCGGCCTTGGATTATACCGCCGCCCCGGCCTATTGCCGTCAAGGCTGGCCCTTCGGGCCACCGCTTCGCGGCGCTTGCGCGGCCTTGACGGCGGCCGGGGCGGCAAATGCTGCTGTTAAGGCCGGAAGGCCTGGGGGCTGAAGGCCCGGATGGAAGGGAGTATGGCATAGGGCGAGAGGATAGGAAGAACAGGGTGTGCAGTAGGCAATATTGATAAATTGGCAGGCCTGGGGTAAAATGGTGGTAAGGAAGGTAGTATTGAACGGTTAAGGTCTTTCCTGGGAAGAGGTTAAAAAGAACTATTATGCGATAGTCAGAGATAAAGAGGCCGGGAGATAAAATATGGATACTATACAGGTAAGAAGAAGGCAAAACGAAAAGAAGTTTGGTAATTGGGATGAGTTGCCAAATGGGGGAAGAAGATATTGGTATGACGTTCCTGGCCGCAGGGGTTGGAGTGCCAGGTATGTAAAGGAAGTAGATAGTAACGAAAATACTATTTACTTCTACCAGGAGATTTATGATAACCGGAGGCAATTGGTTGAAGTGCATCGAAAATACCCTGTAGACCACGGTCATGAGAAGGTTAGCGAGGTGCAAGAAAAATGATAACCAAACAGGATGTAGCCAATAAGCTGATTAGCTACCTTGGTCACCGCCTCACCCTTGCTGAATTGGTAGACTGGGCTGAAAAAGTGATGATGGAAGAGGAATTTGAGGAAGGCGATTTGCCATTACTAAGAGATATAGTAGCACGCTTGGGTTTAAGCGATACTATTGCTTTCGGCTTGAGCTGGGAGGATTGCAGGAACTTTTTACGGTCTCTCGGGTATGATGTAGAAGTTAGGGTTACACGGCTTGCCAGCAACCAATAAAGAAAGCGCCGGTACGCCGGTGCTTTTTGATTCCTAATGCACTTTACCACTGCCCGCCGGCCAGCAGAAAAGGCGCACATCTGGATCTATCTGAGGCGGGATTTCCTGGACACATGACAGTAGGCGGGGCATCGAATAATTTCAGAAGCGCTGTTGCCATCATATCTGAGACCCTAACATAAGGTGCGGATACGCTTAACAGGTAGTATAGGCAGCCGTCCGGTTCTAGGGTTTTTGTAAAACAAACCTTCGTTTTTCCCGGGAACTCGCCCCAGTGCCTGGGAACTGGCATTACTTCAGTGTTGGGGTCAAATATGTATTCCTCCGCCGCCTTTTTTATGAACTCCGCTGTTTTTTTGGCTAAGTCAACATCAAGCTCAGGGTCATAATGGTATTCCTTTTTCATAAGACCTCCGCCACCTTCATGTTTAAATCCGCCCTGCCACCCACCAGCACCGCCAGCATATATCCTTTTGGCATCCTGCTGGTATATATGGCAAGCTCGTTATATACCCAGACCTTACGTCTTAAAACGGCAAGTCTTCTTCCTTAATCTGTAAATCATCCTCTTCAGTTTTTATTCTTATTGCTAGTAAATTGCCCTCCTGATCAAACTCCGTGACTACTTCCCGCGAAAGAAGTTCCTCCAGCATTATGTATAAAGTAGCATCATCGCAAGGCTTTAGGATGCCTGCCTTAAAAAGTGTTGTTTCGTTTCCACAGTATTCGCAGTAGCGGGCATCGGCGACATTGTGGGCATGGCACTCGATACAATCATTATATAGGTATAACCCGCACATTTTACAGTAAGATGCACCTTCCGAGAAATCCGTATTGCCGCATCTGGGGCAAATAGTGAATCGCATATTTTCGTCAAGGTTAATTCTCAATACATCTTTTTGCATGGTATTAACCTGCCCTTTCTCTTCGGCCACCGCTACCGTAGCTATGGCCATCTCAACTTCTTTGGTGGCAATTCGCCGTTCACAAAATAATTGCTCAATGTTGGCCTTGGGATAGATATGTAGCTCATCTAGCCGGTTTATTACCGCTTGCCACGATACTTTAAAGATATTCTTTAACCGGGCTAATTCGTTAACAGTTAATGGTAATCTTACCGCCTTACGAAATTTATCTTCAGGCATCAAATATTCCGAGGTAAATATATTGGCCTCCCGGTTTAATATCCAGTGTTCATAAGGCAGCAGATTGTCAACATCGAATTCTTCATGATGCTTTAGTACAATATGTGCCGTCTCATGGCCATAAGTCCAATTGTCGCGGCCTTCAGGGAGATCGCGATTGACATATACCTCGTACTTTCCATTTCCCAAGGAGAGGGTAAATCCTTCCTCGTGAATAAAATCAGGGTCTTGGGAAGAGCTAAAAACCTTTAACACTGCGACCTGCTTTATAACCCACCTGGCGTCAATGCCATTCTCGTCCGCTAACTTCAGTTGCTGCCGAAAAAATCTGGCGGCTGCAATCGCTTGCGCCTTCCTAACCTTTTTTGGTCTTTTTTTACCCATCAAATATCATCCGTATCCTCTATTGCTGCCTTAATGATTCTAGCAATACGCCGACGTTCTTCTGGTGTTGGTTTCCTCCCGCAGCGTCGCAGCACGTTTGTAACTTCAGGCCAGTCATCTTCTATAGTAGAGCGGTGCTGGCCGGGGTTAGGGTCATCTGTCCTACCTAAGAGGTAATCCACGCTGACGTTGAAAAAGTCGGCGAGGCGTTGAAGGGTGGCAGGATCAGGAACAGCCCTATTAATTTCCCAGTTAGCTAAGGTGGCCCTATTTACATGGAGGATAGAAGCCAATTCATCTTGGGTTAAATCCTTTTTCTTTCTTAATTGTTTAATCTTATCGCCTAATGTGCTCATAAGCCACACCTCTAATTGTATAATAAATCTTTTTGTGTAACTCCACAACTTATGTGCAAAAATTAAACTTTTTTTTCAAAAAAGCTATTGACTTGTGCAGATGATACACTATAATAATGTGTAGAAGGCACACAGAAACAGGTGATGAAAAATATGAGAGTGGAGCTTTTTAAAGCCAGAAAGGCAAAAGGATTAACCCAAGAAAAAGTAGCCCTCGCAGTTGGAATAGACCGAACAGTATATACGCGTATTGAACGGGGGGTTCGAATACCCACTGTAGATGTGGCCATAAAAATAGCGTCTTTGCTAGGGAAACAGGTAGAGGAAATTTTTTTGCTAGAAAATGTGCATGAGACACACAATTTTATCGGTACCCTAATCCCTTCTGGTACAGAAGGGAAATAAAGGATAAAGCAACTTGAGTTTAATTGTGGTGATATTCGCTGTTTCGCGTTCCATATCCTTCCAAAGAAAAAATAATGTCATCAGGGAGAGAATAAAAAGTGCCGGACCAATCTTATATAGCCGTAGTATGCCTATCAGAAGATAAAATCCAGAGAAAAAACCGGACACCAGACGCGGAAAGAAAATGGCGCAAGCGCCATGGGTTACCTCCACTTCGGGAACAAGGCAAACGCGGACCTGGCAAAGCCCCTAGAGTGGACCGCCAGGAGGTAGCCCGGGCCGTGGCCAGGGTGATAGTGGATAATCCCTTAGCTACCACTAAAGTCCTGGCCGAACTGGCGGGCCTAATCAGTGAAGAAGCAGACGAAAAGGACCGTAAGGCTGCCGCTGAACGGGTGCGCCAGGCATTGAAGGATCTGCAGAAAATGCCA
Proteins encoded in this region:
- a CDS encoding thermonuclease family protein — translated: MSGCSGNPGKVKTVPAVVTSIADGDTIHVKLDGREEKVRLIGINCPEIAHPDLNIKEQPYGQEAATYTKERLLGKKVWLEFDAGQRDKYGRLLAYAWLEQPVSGSAQEVRSKMFNAELLLKGYAQVMTVPPNVKYAGLFVELQREAKEAGRGLWGRAR
- a CDS encoding ImmA/IrrE family metallo-endopeptidase, which encodes MGKKRPKKVRKAQAIAAARFFRQQLKLADENGIDARWVIKQVAVLKVFSSSQDPDFIHEEGFTLSLGNGKYEVYVNRDLPEGRDNWTYGHETAHIVLKHHEEFDVDNLLPYEHWILNREANIFTSEYLMPEDKFRKAVRLPLTVNELARLKNIFKVSWQAVINRLDELHIYPKANIEQLFCERRIATKEVEMAIATVAVAEEKGQVNTMQKDVLRINLDENMRFTICPRCGNTDFSEGASYCKMCGLYLYNDCIECHAHNVADARYCEYCGNETTLFKAGILKPCDDATLYIMLEELLSREVVTEFDQEGNLLAIRIKTEEDDLQIKEEDLPF
- a CDS encoding helix-turn-helix domain-containing protein, whose translation is MSTLGDKIKQLRKKKDLTQDELASILHVNRATLANWEINRAVPDPATLQRLADFFNVSVDYLLGRTDDPNPGQHRSTIEDDWPEVTNVLRRCGRKPTPEERRRIARIIKAAIEDTDDI
- a CDS encoding helix-turn-helix transcriptional regulator, with amino-acid sequence MKNMRVELFKARKAKGLTQEKVALAVGIDRTVYTRIERGVRIPTVDVAIKIASLLGKQVEEIFLLENVHETHNFIGTLIPSGTEGK